The following coding sequences are from one Cervus canadensis isolate Bull #8, Minnesota chromosome 4, ASM1932006v1, whole genome shotgun sequence window:
- the BRD8 gene encoding bromodomain-containing protein 8 isoform X1 yields the protein MATGTGKHKLLSTGPTEPWSIREKLCLASSVMRSGDQNWVSVSRAIKPFAEPGRPPDWFSQKHCASQYSELLETTETPKRKRGEKGEVVETVEDVIVRKLTAERVEELKKVIKETQEKYRRLKRDAELIQAGHMDSRLDELCNDIAMKKKLEEEEAEVKRKATDAAYQARQAVKTPPRRLPTVMVRSPIDSASPGGDYPLADLTATTMEEATSGVTPGTLPSTPVTSFPGIPDTLPPGSAPLEAPMTPVTDDSPQKKMLGQKATPPPSPLLSELLKKGSLLPTSPRLVNESEMAVASGHLNSTGVLLEVGGVLPMIHGGEMQQTPSTVAASPAASGTPTLSRLLEAGPTQFTTPLASFTTVASEPPVKLVAPPVESVSQATIVMMPALPAPSSAPAVSTSESVAPVSQPDTCVPMEAVGDPHTVTVSMDSSEISMIINSIKEECFRSGVAEAPGGSKAPSIDGKEDLDLAEKMDIAVSYTGEELDFETVGDIIAIIEDKVDDHPEVLDVAAVEAALSFCEENDDPQSLPGPWEHSIQQERDKPVPLPAPEMTVKQERLDFEDTESKGIHELVDIREPSVEIKMEPAEPEQGISGAEIVSGVVPTTNMEPPELRSQDLDEEPRSIATGEITEADVSSRKGDEIPLTAVKTEASPESMLSPSHVVSNPIEDPLEAETQHKFEMSDSLKEESGTIFGSQIKDAPGEDEEEDGVSEAASLEEPKEEDQGEGYLSEMDNEPPVSESDDGFSIHNATLQSHTLADSIPSSPASSQFSVCSEDQEAIQAQKIWKKAIMLVWRAAANHRYANVFLQPVTDDIAPGYHSIVQRPMDLSTIKKNIENGLIRSTAEFQRDIMLMFQNAVMYNSSDHDVYHMAVEMQRDVLEQIQQFLATQLIMQTSESGISAKSLRGRDSTRKQDASEKDSVPMGSPAFLLSLFDGGTRGRRCAIEADMKMKK from the exons GGTATCAGTTAGCAGAGCAATCAAGCCCTTTGCAGAACCTGGCCGCCCTCCAGACTGGTTCTCTCAAAAA cATTGTGCTTCCCAGTACTCAGAGCTTCTAGAGACCACTGAGACTCCAAA ACGGAAACGGGGTGAAAAGGGAGAAGTGGTAGAAACTGTTGAAGATGTCATTGTTCGGAAACTGACTGCTGAGCGAGTTGAGGAACTAAAGAAAGTGATAAAAGAAACCCAGGAAAAATATAG ACGACTGAAAAGGGATGCAGAGCTAATTCAAGCTGGGCACATGGACAGCAGGCTGGATGAACTTTGCAATGACATTGCGAT gaaaaagaaattggaggaagaggaggctgaAGTAAAGAGGAAGGCTACAGATGCGGCATATCAGG CCCGTCAAGCAGTAAAAACACCCCCTCGGAGGTTACCTACTGTGATGGTCCGCTCTCCTATAGATTCTGCCTCCCCTGGAGGTGATTATCCACTTGCGGACTTGactgcaaccactatggaagaggCCACCTCTGGG GTAACCCCTGGGACTTTGCCGAGTACCCCAGTCACCTCGTTTCCTGGAATTCCTGACACCCTTCCTCCAGGCTCTGCACCCTTAGAAGCCCCCATGACCCCAGTAACAGATGATTCACCCCAGAAAAAGATGCTTGGACAGAAAGCAactccacccccttcccctctgctGTCAGAGCTCTTGAAGAAGGGCAGCCTCCTGCCTACTAGCCCCAGACTG GTCAATGAGAGTGAAATGGCTGTGGCTTCTGGCCACCTGAACAGTACAGGTGTCCTCCTGGAGGTAGGCGGGGTCCTTCCCATGATACATGGTGGGGAGATGCAGCAAACACCCAGCACTGTTGCAGCCTCCCCTGCTGCCTCAG GTACTCCCACTCTTTCCCGGCTTTTAGAAGCTGGTCCTACACAGTTCACCACACCTCTTGCTTCCTTCACTACTGTTGCCAGTGAACCTCCAGTTAAACTTGTGGCACCCCCTGTAGAATCTGTATCCCAGGCTACCATTGTCATGATGCCTGCGCTGCCAGCACCATCCTCTGCTCCGGCTGTCTCCACTTCTGAGAGTGTAGCTCCAG TGAGTCAGCCTGACACCTGTGTTCCCATGGAGGCTGTGGGGGATCCACACACCGTGACTGTTTCCATGGATAGCAGTGAAATCTCCATGATCATCAATTCTATCAAAGAAGAGTGTTTCCGATCAGGGGTAGCAGAGGCCCCTGGAGGATCAAAGGCTCCCAGCATTGATGGGAAGGAAGATTTAGATCTGGCTGAGAAGATGGATATTGCGGTGTCTTACACAGGTGAAGAGCTGGATTTTGAGACTGTTGGGGACATCATTGCCATCATTGAGGACAAG GTAGATGATCATCCCGAAGTGCTGGATGTGGCAGCAGTGGAAGCAGCACTGTCATTCTGTGAAGAGAATGATGATCCCCAGTCACTGCCTGGCCCCTGGGAGCACTCTATCCAGCAGGAACGGGATAAGCCAGTACCTCTCCCTGCACCAGAGATGACAGTCAAGCAAGAGAGGCTGGACTTTGAAgacacagaaagcaaaggaatccATGAACTGGTGGACATCAGGGAGCCCAGTGTTGAGATCAAAATGGAACCTGCAGAACCAGAGCAAGGCATTTCAGGGGCTGAAATCGTATCTGGAGTTGTTCCAACCACAAATATGGAGCCACCAGAACTCAGGAGTCAGGACTTAGACGAGGAACCCAGAAGTATAGCAACGGGAGAAATTACTGAAGCAGATGTTTCCAGTAGGAAAGGTGATGAGATTCCACTTACAGCAGTGAAGACAGAG GCATCCCCTGAAAGCATGTTGTCTCCATCACATGTTGTCTCAAATCCCATTGAAGATCCGTTAGAGGCAGAGACTCAGCACAAGTTTGAAATGtcag ACTCATTGAAAGAAGAATCAGGGACTATTTTTGGAAGCCAGATAAAG GATGCCCCAggtgaggatgaggaggaggatggaGTCAGTGAAGCGGCAAGCCTAGAGGAGCCTAAGGAAGAAGATCAAGGAGAAGGCTATTTGTCAGAAATGGATAACGAACCCCCTGTGAGTGAGAGTGACGATGGCTTTAGCATTCACAATGCTACACTGCAGTCCCACACACTGGCAGACTCCATCCCCAGCAGCCCTGCTTCTTCACAGTT CTCTGTCTGTAGTGAGGATCAGGAAGCTATTCAGGCACAGAAAATCTGGAAGAAAGCCATCATGCTTGTATGGAGAGCTGCAGCTAATCATAG GTATGCCAATGTCTTCCTGCAGCCTGTTACAGATGACATAGCACCTGGCTACCACAGCATTGTACAGAG GCCTATGGATTTGTCAACtattaagaaaaacattgaaaacgGACTGATCCGCAGCACAGCTGAATTTCAGCGTGATATTATGCTGATGTTCCAGAATGCTGTGATGTATAATAGCTCAGACCACGATGTCTATCATATGGCAGTAGAAATGCAGCGAGATGTTTTGGAGCAGATCCAG CAATTCCTGGCCACACAGTTGATTATGCAAACCTCTGAGTCTGGGATCAGTGCTAAAAGTCTTCGAGGCAGAGATTCTACCCGCAAACAGGATGCTTCAGAGAAG GACAGTGTCCCCATGGgctctcctgccttccttctctctctcttt GATGGGGGAACCAGGGGGCGCCGCTGTGCCATTGAAGCAGATATGAAGATGAAAAAGTGA
- the BRD8 gene encoding bromodomain-containing protein 8 isoform X3: protein MVHPREAVFSVFCHEEWRSKLHCASQYSELLETTETPKRKRGEKGEVVETVEDVIVRKLTAERVEELKKVIKETQEKYRRLKRDAELIQAGHMDSRLDELCNDIAMKKKLEEEEAEVKRKATDAAYQARQAVKTPPRRLPTVMVRSPIDSASPGGDYPLADLTATTMEEATSGVTPGTLPSTPVTSFPGIPDTLPPGSAPLEAPMTPVTDDSPQKKMLGQKATPPPSPLLSELLKKGSLLPTSPRLVNESEMAVASGHLNSTGVLLEVGGVLPMIHGGEMQQTPSTVAASPAASGTPTLSRLLEAGPTQFTTPLASFTTVASEPPVKLVAPPVESVSQATIVMMPALPAPSSAPAVSTSESVAPVSQPDTCVPMEAVGDPHTVTVSMDSSEISMIINSIKEECFRSGVAEAPGGSKAPSIDGKEDLDLAEKMDIAVSYTGEELDFETVGDIIAIIEDKVDDHPEVLDVAAVEAALSFCEENDDPQSLPGPWEHSIQQERDKPVPLPAPEMTVKQERLDFEDTESKGIHELVDIREPSVEIKMEPAEPEQGISGAEIVSGVVPTTNMEPPELRSQDLDEEPRSIATGEITEADVSSRKGDEIPLTAVKTEASPESMLSPSHVVSNPIEDPLEAETQHKFEMSDSLKEESGTIFGSQIKDAPGEDEEEDGVSEAASLEEPKEEDQGEGYLSEMDNEPPVSESDDGFSIHNATLQSHTLADSIPSSPASSQFSVCSEDQEAIQAQKIWKKAIMLVWRAAANHRYANVFLQPVTDDIAPGYHSIVQRPMDLSTIKKNIENGLIRSTAEFQRDIMLMFQNAVMYNSSDHDVYHMAVEMQRDVLEQIQQFLATQLIMQTSESGISAKSLRGRDSTRKQDASEKDSVPMGSPAFLLSLFDGGTRGRRCAIEADMKMKK, encoded by the exons cATTGTGCTTCCCAGTACTCAGAGCTTCTAGAGACCACTGAGACTCCAAA ACGGAAACGGGGTGAAAAGGGAGAAGTGGTAGAAACTGTTGAAGATGTCATTGTTCGGAAACTGACTGCTGAGCGAGTTGAGGAACTAAAGAAAGTGATAAAAGAAACCCAGGAAAAATATAG ACGACTGAAAAGGGATGCAGAGCTAATTCAAGCTGGGCACATGGACAGCAGGCTGGATGAACTTTGCAATGACATTGCGAT gaaaaagaaattggaggaagaggaggctgaAGTAAAGAGGAAGGCTACAGATGCGGCATATCAGG CCCGTCAAGCAGTAAAAACACCCCCTCGGAGGTTACCTACTGTGATGGTCCGCTCTCCTATAGATTCTGCCTCCCCTGGAGGTGATTATCCACTTGCGGACTTGactgcaaccactatggaagaggCCACCTCTGGG GTAACCCCTGGGACTTTGCCGAGTACCCCAGTCACCTCGTTTCCTGGAATTCCTGACACCCTTCCTCCAGGCTCTGCACCCTTAGAAGCCCCCATGACCCCAGTAACAGATGATTCACCCCAGAAAAAGATGCTTGGACAGAAAGCAactccacccccttcccctctgctGTCAGAGCTCTTGAAGAAGGGCAGCCTCCTGCCTACTAGCCCCAGACTG GTCAATGAGAGTGAAATGGCTGTGGCTTCTGGCCACCTGAACAGTACAGGTGTCCTCCTGGAGGTAGGCGGGGTCCTTCCCATGATACATGGTGGGGAGATGCAGCAAACACCCAGCACTGTTGCAGCCTCCCCTGCTGCCTCAG GTACTCCCACTCTTTCCCGGCTTTTAGAAGCTGGTCCTACACAGTTCACCACACCTCTTGCTTCCTTCACTACTGTTGCCAGTGAACCTCCAGTTAAACTTGTGGCACCCCCTGTAGAATCTGTATCCCAGGCTACCATTGTCATGATGCCTGCGCTGCCAGCACCATCCTCTGCTCCGGCTGTCTCCACTTCTGAGAGTGTAGCTCCAG TGAGTCAGCCTGACACCTGTGTTCCCATGGAGGCTGTGGGGGATCCACACACCGTGACTGTTTCCATGGATAGCAGTGAAATCTCCATGATCATCAATTCTATCAAAGAAGAGTGTTTCCGATCAGGGGTAGCAGAGGCCCCTGGAGGATCAAAGGCTCCCAGCATTGATGGGAAGGAAGATTTAGATCTGGCTGAGAAGATGGATATTGCGGTGTCTTACACAGGTGAAGAGCTGGATTTTGAGACTGTTGGGGACATCATTGCCATCATTGAGGACAAG GTAGATGATCATCCCGAAGTGCTGGATGTGGCAGCAGTGGAAGCAGCACTGTCATTCTGTGAAGAGAATGATGATCCCCAGTCACTGCCTGGCCCCTGGGAGCACTCTATCCAGCAGGAACGGGATAAGCCAGTACCTCTCCCTGCACCAGAGATGACAGTCAAGCAAGAGAGGCTGGACTTTGAAgacacagaaagcaaaggaatccATGAACTGGTGGACATCAGGGAGCCCAGTGTTGAGATCAAAATGGAACCTGCAGAACCAGAGCAAGGCATTTCAGGGGCTGAAATCGTATCTGGAGTTGTTCCAACCACAAATATGGAGCCACCAGAACTCAGGAGTCAGGACTTAGACGAGGAACCCAGAAGTATAGCAACGGGAGAAATTACTGAAGCAGATGTTTCCAGTAGGAAAGGTGATGAGATTCCACTTACAGCAGTGAAGACAGAG GCATCCCCTGAAAGCATGTTGTCTCCATCACATGTTGTCTCAAATCCCATTGAAGATCCGTTAGAGGCAGAGACTCAGCACAAGTTTGAAATGtcag ACTCATTGAAAGAAGAATCAGGGACTATTTTTGGAAGCCAGATAAAG GATGCCCCAggtgaggatgaggaggaggatggaGTCAGTGAAGCGGCAAGCCTAGAGGAGCCTAAGGAAGAAGATCAAGGAGAAGGCTATTTGTCAGAAATGGATAACGAACCCCCTGTGAGTGAGAGTGACGATGGCTTTAGCATTCACAATGCTACACTGCAGTCCCACACACTGGCAGACTCCATCCCCAGCAGCCCTGCTTCTTCACAGTT CTCTGTCTGTAGTGAGGATCAGGAAGCTATTCAGGCACAGAAAATCTGGAAGAAAGCCATCATGCTTGTATGGAGAGCTGCAGCTAATCATAG GTATGCCAATGTCTTCCTGCAGCCTGTTACAGATGACATAGCACCTGGCTACCACAGCATTGTACAGAG GCCTATGGATTTGTCAACtattaagaaaaacattgaaaacgGACTGATCCGCAGCACAGCTGAATTTCAGCGTGATATTATGCTGATGTTCCAGAATGCTGTGATGTATAATAGCTCAGACCACGATGTCTATCATATGGCAGTAGAAATGCAGCGAGATGTTTTGGAGCAGATCCAG CAATTCCTGGCCACACAGTTGATTATGCAAACCTCTGAGTCTGGGATCAGTGCTAAAAGTCTTCGAGGCAGAGATTCTACCCGCAAACAGGATGCTTCAGAGAAG GACAGTGTCCCCATGGgctctcctgccttccttctctctctcttt GATGGGGGAACCAGGGGGCGCCGCTGTGCCATTGAAGCAGATATGAAGATGAAAAAGTGA